One Coregonus clupeaformis isolate EN_2021a chromosome 21, ASM2061545v1, whole genome shotgun sequence DNA window includes the following coding sequences:
- the LOC121535451 gene encoding AP-1 complex subunit sigma-3-like, with protein sequence MMRFLLLFSRQGKLRLQKWFTPIPEREKKKIIREMTTMVLARKPRSCNFLHWKDLKIVYKKYASLYFCCGLDAEENELLALEVLHRYVELLDKYFGNVCELDIIFNFEKAYFILDEFLLGGEVQETSKLVVSRSIEASDMLQETMEEYMSKPAF encoded by the exons ATG ATGCGTTTCCTGCTCCTCTTCAGTCGCCAGGGCAAGCTCCGCCTCCAGAAGTGGTTCACGCCCATCCCCGAGCGAGAGAagaagaagatcatcagggaaaTGACCACCATGGTGTTGGCACGGAAACCACGCTCCTGCAACTTCCTGCACTGGAAAGACCTGAAGATCGTCTACAAGAA GTATGCCAGTCTGTATTTCTGCTGTGGTTTGGATGCTGAGGAGAATGAGCTTCTAGCCTTGGAGGTGCTGCATCGCTATGTGGAGCTGCTGGACAAGTACTTTGGCAAC GTGTGTGAGCTGGACATCATCTTTAACTTTGAAAAGGCCTACTTCATCCTGGATGAGTTTCTGTTAGGGGGAGAGGTACAGGAGACGTCCAAACTAGTGGTGTCCCGCTCCATCGAGGCCTCGGACATGCTACAGGAG ACCATGGAGGAGTACATGAGCAAGCCTGCATTCTAA
- the scg2b gene encoding secretogranin-2b, which produces MLSLPKLSTGKTVVLACLLHACASLPRHHRLRGGESEDRQPAAYPPSSDMIKALEYIESLKQRTDGGREREEPTRDYDEVEKFRILLQLASLQDEGAPERQSPSPAQRQQDIPAEQLVRALLRTLQEQPASPPRPVPVVPGNERRTHRYQSVNTGNPVNAPVYGGFPRPHKKYPLMFEDEENRDSAKRATEDLDQQYTPQSLANLRSIFEELGKLSTSNGQKRGIFDDDDDDDLFSLRNLAYEDVAGGEELIPLEEQVETEEVVNGSHEEFDRALEQNYDEDEEEEEGNGMQVQRRASQDKEDPEDDTKLVDYYLLKILEMSEHETAKRQAGEQNKRVIRHPLVDPRALNELLEISLKLHIPPEDLIDMLITEEIRKLDRHPQVSSRYRTKPKIRYYSRRLPVKNAPEDMDEEDFLKIIEMETISNDYPVSRRPLKSVSVPARVSAPPAPARVSAPAPVAPPAAPAKIPAPSGRRENLFMSELNKMPFRREADNDDEADEDEITTFLAAKILTEYPSTINKRDTQSQANGQFPYELYEQAMKDYFDQADSEKAGTQTNRDSEANEEVVESTETQVKDEVTPETAAPETEKEQEKEHRGKPFAGM; this is translated from the coding sequence ATGCTGTCACTCCCCAAGCTATCCACGGGGAAAACTGTCGTTCTCGCCTGCCTCCTCCATGCGTGTGCATCCCTCCCCCGCCACCACAGGCTCAGAGGCGGGGAGTCCGAGGACCGACAACCCGCTGCCTACCCGCCCAGCTCCGACATGATCAAAGCCCTGGAGTACATCGAGAGCCTGAAGCAGCGGACAGACGGGGGCCGAGAGCGAGAGGAGCCAACAAGAGACTATGATGAGGTCGAGAAGTTCCGCATCCTCCTCCAGCTCGCCTCTCTCCAGGATGAAGGCGCACCCGAAAGGCAGTCTCCCTCGCCGGCCCAGAGGCAGCAAGACATCCCGGCTGAGCAGCTGGTGAGAGCCTTGCTCAGGACCCTCCAGGAGCAGCCCGCTAGTCCCCCCAGACCCGTTCCTGTGGTGCCGGGGAACGAGCGCCGCACGCACAGGTACCAATCGGTGAACACAGGCAACCCCGTAAATGCGCCTGTCTACGGTGGCTTCCCGAGGCCACACAAGAAGTACCCGCTGATGTTCGAGGACGAGGAGAATAGAGATAGCGCCAAGCGCGCCACGGAGGACCTGGACCAACAATACACCCCTCAGAGCCTCGCCAACCTGCGCTCCATCTTCGAAGAACTGGGGAAACTATCCACATCCAACGGCCAGAAGCGCGGAATCTTtgacgatgatgatgacgacGATTTATTCAGTCTGAGGAACCTGGCCTACGAGGACGTGGCGGGCGGGGAGGAGTTGATTCCCTTAGAGGAGCAGGTCGAGACGGAGGAGGTGGTGAACGGGAGCCACGAGGAGTTCGACAGGGCTctggagcagaactatgacgaggatgaagaggaggaggagggcaacgGAATGCAGGTGCAACGCAGAGCCAGCCAGGACAAAGAGGACCCAGAGGATGATACTAAACTAGTGGATTATTACCTGTTGAAGATCCTGGAGATGAGTGAACATGAGACAGCCAAGAGGCAAGCTGGAGAGCAAAACAAGAGAGTGATCCGCCACCCCCTGGTGGACCCCCGGGCCCTGAACGAGCTGTTAGAGATCTCCCTCAAGCTCCACATCCCCCCGGAGGACCTTATTGATATGCTGATCACCGAGGAGATCAGAAAACTAGACCGTCACCCTCAAGTCTCTTCCCGCTACAGGACCAAACCGAAGATCAGATACTACAGCCGGAGACTGCCAGTCAAAAACGCTCCTGAAGACATGGACGAGGAAGACTTCCTGAAAATAATCGAAATGGAAACCATCAGCAACGACTATCCTGTGAGTCGGAGGCCGCTCAAAAGTGTCTCTGTCCCGGCCAGGGTTTCAGCACCACCCGCCCCGGCGAGAGTTTCAGCACCAGCACCAGTGGCTCCTCCAGCGGCTCCTGCAAAAATCCCAGCTCCGTCCGGCCGAAGGGAAAACTTATTTATGTCGGAGCTCAACAAGATGCCCTTTAGGAGAGAAGCCGACAACGATGATGAGGCGGATGAAGACGAGATAACAACATTTCTGGCGGCCAAAATATTAACGGAGTACCCTAGCACCATCAACAAACGCGACACCCAATCTCAGGCAAACGGACAGTTTCCTTATGAGTTATACGAACAAGCCATGAAAGATTACTTTGACCAAGCGGACAGTGAGAAAGCAGGCACGCAAACAAATAGAGATTCAGAAGCTAATGAGGAGGTAGTGGAGTCCACGGAGACGCAGGTGAAAGATGAGGTAACGCCAGAGACGGCGGCTCCAGAGACGGAGAAAGAGCAGGAAAAGGAACATCGCGGAAAACCGTTTGCTGGAATGTAA